One Echinicola strongylocentroti DNA window includes the following coding sequences:
- a CDS encoding cytochrome c biogenesis protein, translated as MHHNSKVITMRANWWKVLAVILLAYTIIAGLLFEAPRLPILNETIRALHFHVTMWFGMIIMLVVAVIYSVKYLRSGNLQDDDIAIEFTNAAILFGVLGIITGMLWAKFTWGDYWSGDPKQNAAAIGLLIYFAYLILRNSLVDVHQRARIGAVYNIFAFAAFIPLIFVLPRLTDSLHPGNGGNPGFNAYDLDSNLRMVFYPAIIAWTLLGVWLASLRIRAKRLERIIEDKLINQ; from the coding sequence TTGCACCACAATAGCAAAGTAATAACCATGCGAGCAAATTGGTGGAAAGTATTGGCGGTCATTCTCTTAGCTTACACGATCATCGCCGGCCTTCTCTTCGAAGCACCTAGATTACCCATTCTCAATGAAACCATCCGGGCCCTTCATTTTCATGTGACCATGTGGTTTGGCATGATCATTATGTTGGTGGTGGCGGTCATTTATAGTGTGAAGTATTTAAGGTCAGGAAACCTGCAAGACGATGACATCGCTATAGAATTTACCAATGCAGCGATCCTGTTCGGTGTGTTAGGGATCATAACCGGCATGCTATGGGCCAAGTTTACTTGGGGAGATTATTGGAGTGGTGATCCCAAGCAGAATGCAGCAGCCATTGGTTTGCTCATTTATTTTGCCTACCTCATCCTTAGAAACTCCCTAGTGGATGTCCACCAACGTGCCAGGATCGGCGCTGTTTATAATATTTTTGCGTTTGCTGCATTTATCCCGTTGATTTTTGTGTTGCCGCGGCTTACGGACAGCCTTCATCCAGGAAATGGTGGTAACCCGGGCTTTAATGCCTATGACCTTGACAGCAATCTCCGAATGGTCTTCTACCCGGCGATCATCGCTTGGACTTTGCTGGGAGTGTGGTTGGCAAGCCTCCGCATCAGGGCCAAGCGACTGGAAAGAATAATAGAAGATAAACTTATCAATCAATAG
- a CDS encoding cytochrome c maturation protein CcmE domain-containing protein produces the protein MKKGHIIGLGIIAVAIVIIISSIGDASSYESFSTAKEMASNGDEDPIHVVGHLKKDSRGTVTGLEVGEDKTSFTFTMVDNDGTEQQVYYNEPVPADFTRSEQVVVIGAYKTDQMFVADKILMKCPSKYQDNEFREVTASKK, from the coding sequence ATGAAAAAAGGACATATCATCGGTCTTGGAATTATCGCGGTGGCGATCGTCATCATTATTTCCTCTATAGGAGATGCCAGCTCTTACGAAAGCTTCTCTACTGCAAAGGAAATGGCCAGTAATGGAGATGAAGACCCTATCCATGTGGTCGGCCACTTAAAAAAGGACAGCCGTGGCACCGTCACTGGACTGGAAGTAGGCGAGGACAAAACCTCCTTTACCTTTACCATGGTAGATAATGACGGTACCGAACAGCAAGTGTATTATAACGAACCTGTTCCCGCTGATTTTACCAGATCGGAACAAGTCGTGGTTATCGGTGCGTATAAGACCGATCAGATGTTTGTTGCCGACAAGATCCTGATGAAGTGCCCATCAAAATACCAGGACAACGAATTTAGAGAGGTTACCGCGTCCAAGAAATAA
- a CDS encoding CcmD family protein, with amino-acid sequence MQKWLVVFLLFISLQVMGQEKKEINTEDYENYSVDMADEMRSNGKIYVLVGVIGIVMGGILVYLIGTDKKLSRLEKEFRN; translated from the coding sequence ATGCAAAAGTGGCTAGTGGTTTTCCTGCTGTTTATCAGCCTACAGGTGATGGGGCAGGAAAAGAAAGAAATCAATACCGAAGATTACGAAAACTATAGTGTAGACATGGCCGACGAGATGCGGTCCAATGGAAAAATCTACGTGCTAGTGGGCGTAATTGGAATTGTTATGGGAGGAATTTTGGTTTACCTTATAGGTACAGACAAAAAACTGTCCCGACTTGAAAAAGAATTTAGAAACTGA